A genomic window from Gossypium hirsutum isolate 1008001.06 chromosome D10, Gossypium_hirsutum_v2.1, whole genome shotgun sequence includes:
- the LOC107914722 gene encoding MACPF domain-containing protein At1g14780 isoform X2, translated as MFVINKERSRDIEGWISRMSEFLNQKSSIQGKVPSGYLNTIFDLTGDCLHDAADTKNLAFDGYFISLYHLHLTASPLVLHDSVKKSVPSHWDPEELSRFIQTYGTHIIVGMAVGGQDLLCVRQNYSSAIPSSELRGYLEDLGDVMFSDGKSPSLLQRKTRDGKQKVPKVFNHIFKSNSLQLASIAETSSKDGLTIISSKRGGNVFLHNHSNWLHTVPTKPEGILFKFVPITSLLTGIPGSGYLSHAINLYLRYKPAPEDLRYFLEFQVPRQWAPMFCELPLKHQRKKSSCPSLQFAFLGPKIQVSCAQVSSDLKPVVGLRLYLEGKKCNRLALHVQHLSSLPNMMTTSGRPCQWRGSDDYRPSNQYLEPVRWKRYSNVCTSVVKHDPNWLQEVSSGVFIVTGAQLLCTVKWAKTVLHLRLLYTHIPNCTIQKTEWAVAPETTRKANFLTNLSTTFTFTQRTVNGQQKQAPTALNSGVYPDGPPAPIRSKKLLKYMDMSEVVRGPHDAPGHWLVTAAKLVNEGGKISLQVKFALLDYP; from the exons ATGTTTGTTATCAATAAGGAAAGAAGTAGAGATATTGAAGGATGGATTTCTAGG ATGTCTGAGTTTCTTAATCAGAAATCTTCTATACAAGGAAAGGTTCCTTCAGGCTATCTTAACACAATTTTTGATTTGACTGGAGACTGTCTTCATGATGCTGCAGACACCAAAAATCTTGCTTTTGATGGTTACTTTATTTCGTTATATCATTTACACCTTACAGCATCTCCACTTGTTTTACATGATAGTGTTAAGAAATCTGTTCCATCTCACTGGGATCCAGAAGAATTGTCTAG GTTCATACAGACATATGGGACGCACATAATAGTCGGCATGGCTGTTGGCGGTCAAGATTTGCTATGTGTCAGACAAAACTATTCCTCTGCAATTCCTTCTTCTGAGCTCAGGGGGTATTTGGAGGATCTTGGAGATGTTATGTTTTCAGATGGGAAAAGCCCTTCATTACTGCAGAGAAAAACAAGAGATGGCAAACAAAAA GTACCCAAGGTCTTTAACCACATATTCAAGTCAAACTCCTTGCAGCTGGCCAGCATTGCGGAAACATCAAGCAAAGAT GGACTCACTATCATTTCTTCAAAAAGGGGAGGAAATGTGTTCTTGCATAATCACTCCAACTGGCTCCACACTGTACCTACTAAACCAGAAGGAATTTTGTTCAAGTTTGTACCAATCACTTCTCTTCTGACTGGGATTCCAGGAAGTGGGTATCTTAGCCATGCGATCAACTTGTATCTTCGTT ACAAGCCTGCTCCAGAGGACTTACGTTATTTCTTGGAGTTTCAAGTTCCACGACAATGGGCTCCTATGTTCTGTGAACTGCCTCTTAAGCATCAGAGGAAAAAATCGTCTTGCCCTTCCCTGCAATTTGCTTTCCTGGGTCCTAAGATACAAGTCAGCTGTGCACAG GTTTCAAGTGATCTAAAACCAGTAGTTGGTCTTCGTTTGTACTTGGAAGGAAAAAAATGCAACCGATTGGCATTACATGTGCAACATCTCTCAAGTCTTCCAAATATGATGACAACATCCGGCAGGCCGTGCCAATGGCGAGGTTCAGATGACTATAGGCCCAGCAATCAATATTTAGAGCCAGTCAGGTGGAAGAGATACTCAAATGTTTGCACATCTGTAGTTAAGCATGATCCTAATTGGTTGCAAGAAGTCTCAAGTGGTGTTTTTATCGTAACCGGTGCACAGCTTCTTTGCACAGTGAAATGGGCAAAGACGGTTTTGCATCTCCGTCTGCTGTATACTCATATACCCAACTGCACTATCCAGAAGACCGAGTGGGCAGTTGCACCTGAAACTACTCGTAAGGCCAATTTCCTTACAAATCTTAGTACAACTTTTACTTTCACTCAACGGACAGTCAACGGACAACAAAAGCAAGCTCCAACTGCACTTAATTCAGGTGTATATCCTGATGGTCCACCTGCACCAATTCGCTCTAAAAAACTACTAAAATATATGGACATGTCTGAGGTTGTGCGTGGTCCACATGATGCTCCGGGACATTGGTTGGTAACTGCAGCCAAGCTAGTCAATGAGGGTGGTAAGATTAGCTTGCAAGTAAAGTTTGCATTGTTGGACTATCCATGA
- the LOC107914722 gene encoding MACPF domain-containing protein At1g14780 isoform X1: protein MVTEESEKPIEVRAMEALGKGFDISGDFRLKYAKGARLVVLDETDKRDIVLPGVFTIKDVSQDIRLDKGDRIRFKSDVLEFSQMSEFLNQKSSIQGKVPSGYLNTIFDLTGDCLHDAADTKNLAFDGYFISLYHLHLTASPLVLHDSVKKSVPSHWDPEELSRFIQTYGTHIIVGMAVGGQDLLCVRQNYSSAIPSSELRGYLEDLGDVMFSDGKSPSLLQRKTRDGKQKVPKVFNHIFKSNSLQLASIAETSSKDGLTIISSKRGGNVFLHNHSNWLHTVPTKPEGILFKFVPITSLLTGIPGSGYLSHAINLYLRYKPAPEDLRYFLEFQVPRQWAPMFCELPLKHQRKKSSCPSLQFAFLGPKIQVSCAQVSSDLKPVVGLRLYLEGKKCNRLALHVQHLSSLPNMMTTSGRPCQWRGSDDYRPSNQYLEPVRWKRYSNVCTSVVKHDPNWLQEVSSGVFIVTGAQLLCTVKWAKTVLHLRLLYTHIPNCTIQKTEWAVAPETTRKANFLTNLSTTFTFTQRTVNGQQKQAPTALNSGVYPDGPPAPIRSKKLLKYMDMSEVVRGPHDAPGHWLVTAAKLVNEGGKISLQVKFALLDYP from the exons atggtTACGGAGGAAAGTGAGAAGCCAATTGAGGTAAGAGCTATGGAAGCTTTGGGAAAAGGCTTTGATATTAGCGGAGATTTCAGGTTGAAATATGCTAAAGGAGCAAGGTTGGTGGTGCTTGATGAAACCGATAAAAGAGACATTGTATTGCCAGGTGTTTTTACTATCAAAGATGTTTCTCAAGATATTCGTCTTGATAAAGGCGATCGTATTCGATTCAAATCTGATGTTCTTGAATTCAGTCAG ATGTCTGAGTTTCTTAATCAGAAATCTTCTATACAAGGAAAGGTTCCTTCAGGCTATCTTAACACAATTTTTGATTTGACTGGAGACTGTCTTCATGATGCTGCAGACACCAAAAATCTTGCTTTTGATGGTTACTTTATTTCGTTATATCATTTACACCTTACAGCATCTCCACTTGTTTTACATGATAGTGTTAAGAAATCTGTTCCATCTCACTGGGATCCAGAAGAATTGTCTAG GTTCATACAGACATATGGGACGCACATAATAGTCGGCATGGCTGTTGGCGGTCAAGATTTGCTATGTGTCAGACAAAACTATTCCTCTGCAATTCCTTCTTCTGAGCTCAGGGGGTATTTGGAGGATCTTGGAGATGTTATGTTTTCAGATGGGAAAAGCCCTTCATTACTGCAGAGAAAAACAAGAGATGGCAAACAAAAA GTACCCAAGGTCTTTAACCACATATTCAAGTCAAACTCCTTGCAGCTGGCCAGCATTGCGGAAACATCAAGCAAAGAT GGACTCACTATCATTTCTTCAAAAAGGGGAGGAAATGTGTTCTTGCATAATCACTCCAACTGGCTCCACACTGTACCTACTAAACCAGAAGGAATTTTGTTCAAGTTTGTACCAATCACTTCTCTTCTGACTGGGATTCCAGGAAGTGGGTATCTTAGCCATGCGATCAACTTGTATCTTCGTT ACAAGCCTGCTCCAGAGGACTTACGTTATTTCTTGGAGTTTCAAGTTCCACGACAATGGGCTCCTATGTTCTGTGAACTGCCTCTTAAGCATCAGAGGAAAAAATCGTCTTGCCCTTCCCTGCAATTTGCTTTCCTGGGTCCTAAGATACAAGTCAGCTGTGCACAG GTTTCAAGTGATCTAAAACCAGTAGTTGGTCTTCGTTTGTACTTGGAAGGAAAAAAATGCAACCGATTGGCATTACATGTGCAACATCTCTCAAGTCTTCCAAATATGATGACAACATCCGGCAGGCCGTGCCAATGGCGAGGTTCAGATGACTATAGGCCCAGCAATCAATATTTAGAGCCAGTCAGGTGGAAGAGATACTCAAATGTTTGCACATCTGTAGTTAAGCATGATCCTAATTGGTTGCAAGAAGTCTCAAGTGGTGTTTTTATCGTAACCGGTGCACAGCTTCTTTGCACAGTGAAATGGGCAAAGACGGTTTTGCATCTCCGTCTGCTGTATACTCATATACCCAACTGCACTATCCAGAAGACCGAGTGGGCAGTTGCACCTGAAACTACTCGTAAGGCCAATTTCCTTACAAATCTTAGTACAACTTTTACTTTCACTCAACGGACAGTCAACGGACAACAAAAGCAAGCTCCAACTGCACTTAATTCAGGTGTATATCCTGATGGTCCACCTGCACCAATTCGCTCTAAAAAACTACTAAAATATATGGACATGTCTGAGGTTGTGCGTGGTCCACATGATGCTCCGGGACATTGGTTGGTAACTGCAGCCAAGCTAGTCAATGAGGGTGGTAAGATTAGCTTGCAAGTAAAGTTTGCATTGTTGGACTATCCATGA
- the LOC107914725 gene encoding DEAD-box ATP-dependent RNA helicase 21: protein MNPPKPVFFTKAQREHLSLQRRLEYLRRSNDTANNTSYSHSVKPSSDSYDFRDRERQRERDRESDRRNREREREEEAKARERARLDKLAEREREKELDKLAAVKKQYLGSKKPKKRVIKPSEKFRFSFDWENTEDTSRDMNSLYKNPHEAQLLFDRGFRAGMDRRDQKKLAAKNEEMREEIRKKEGVKEKPEEAAVQRLKEAAANTYDTFDMRVDKHWSEKKLEEMTERDWRFFREDFNISHEGSKIPRPMRSWSESKLSSELLKGVERVGYKKPSPLQLAAILLGLQQRDVIGIAETGLGKTAAFVWPMLSYISRLPPSEENEAEGPYTVVMAPTRELAQQFEDETMKFAHYLGIKVVPIVGDQSIEEQRFRIRQGCEVVIAMPGRLLDCLERRYAVLNQCNYVVLDEADRMIDTGFEPQVVGVLDAVPSSNLKPENEDEELDEKRIYRTTYMFSATMPPAVERLARKYLRNPAVVTIGTAGKATDLISQHVIIMKESDKFPRLQKLLDDLGDKTAIVFVNTKKNADAISKNLDKAGYKVTTLQGGRSQEQREISLDGFRAKRFNVLVATDVAGRGIDIPDVANVINYDMANSIEMYTHHIGRTERAGKTGVATTFLTLHDTDVFFDLKRMLVQSGSPVPPELAKHEASKFKPGTIPDRPPRRNDTVFAH, encoded by the coding sequence ATGAATCCTCCTAAACCCGTCTTTTTTACCAAAGCCCAACGCGAACACCTTTCGCTCCAGCGCCGCCTCGAATACCTCCGCCGTTCTAATGACACCGCCAACAACACCTCTTATTCCCATTCTGTTAAGCCCTCCTCCGACTCCTACGACTTCCGCGACCGCGAACGGCAGCGGGAGAGGGATCGCGAATCCGACCGGAGGAACCGTGAACGTGAGAGGGAGGAGGAAGCCAAGGCTCGAGAGCGGGCGCGGTTGGATAAGCTAGCTGAGAGGGAAAGGGAAAAGGAATTGGATAAGCTAGCTGCAGTTAAGAAGCAGTACCTCGGATCCAAAAAGCCTAAAAAGAGGGTTATTAAACCTAGCGAGAAATTTAGGTTTTCTTTCGATTGGGAGAACACCGAAGATACTTCCAGAGACATGAATTCTTTGTACAAAAACCCTCACGAGGCACAGCTTTTGTTTGACCGAGGGTTTAGGGCTGGAATGGATCGCAGGGACCAGAAAAAGCTGGCCGccaaaaatgaggagatgagagAAGAGATTAGGAAAAAAGAAGGGGTTAAAGAGAAGCCAGAGGAAGCCGCGGTGCAGAGGTTAAAAGAAGCTGCAGCTAATACTTACGATACATTCGATATGAGAGTTGATAAGCATTGGTCTGAAAAGAAGCTTGAAGAAATGACTGAACGTGACTGGAGGTTTTTTAGGGAAGATTTCAACATTTCCCATGAAGGGTCGAAGATTCCACGGCCAATGAGGAGTTGGAGTGAGAGTAAATTGAGTTCCGAGTTGTTGAAAGGTGTGGAGAGAGTTGGGTATAAGAAGCCTTCCCCGTTACAGCTTGCTGCGATTCTTCTAGGATTGCAGCAAAGGGATGTGATTGGGATCGCTGAGACAGGATTAGGTAAGACTGCTGCTTTTGTTTGGCCAATGCTTTCTTATATTTCTAGATTACCGCCTAGTGAAGAGAATGAAGCTGAGGGGCCATACACTGTTGTTATGGCCCCAACTCGTGAACTTGCTCAACAATTTGAAGATGAAACTATGAAGTTTGCGCATTATTTGGGTATTAAGGTCGTTCCTATTGTTGGTGATCAGTCAATAGAGGAACAACGGTTTAGGATTAGACAAGGGTGTGAGGTTGTTATTGCTATGCCTGGTCGTTTGCTGGATTGTTTAGAGAGGCGGTATGCTGTCTTGAATCAGTGTAATTATGTGGTTCTTGATGAGGCTGATAGGATGATAGATACGGGTTTTGAACCCCAAGTTGTGGGTGTATTGGATGCTGTGCCGTCTAGTAATTTGAAACCAGAGAATGAAGATGAGGAGCTAGATGAAAAAAGGATATATAGGACTACTTATATGTTTAGTGCTACAATGCCTCCAGCTGTGGAGCGCCTAGCTAGGAAGTATTTGAGGAATCCTGCTGTGGTCACTATTGGTACTGCTGGAAAGGCTACTGATTTAATTTCTCAACATGTGATAATAATGAAGGAATCAGATAAGTTTCCAAGATTGCAGAAATTGCTTGATGATCTTGGGGACAAGACAGCAATCGTGTTTGTCAATACTAAGAAGAATGCTGATGCTATTTCTAAGAATCTGGATAAGGCTGGTTATAAGGTAACAACTTTGCAAGGTGGAAGATCGCAGGAGCAGAGGGAAATTAGCCTTGACGGTTTTAGGGCCAAGAGATTCAATGTTCTTGTTGCTACAGATGTTGCAGGGCGTGGGATTGATATTCCTGATGTGGCTAACGTCATTAACTATGATATGGCGAATAGTATTGAAATGTACACACATCATATTGGAAGAACAGAACGTGCAGGCAAAACTGGTGTGGCCACAACATTTTTGACTCTCCATGACACTGATGTCTTCTTTGATCTTAAGCGGATGCTTGTTCAAAGTGGCAGCCCTGTCCCTCCTGAGCTGGCAAAGCATGAAGCTTCTAAGTTTAAACCAGGAACAATTCCTGATAGACCTCCTAGACGCAATGACACTGTTTTTGCTCATTGA
- the LOC107915418 gene encoding ATP-dependent Clp protease proteolytic subunit-related protein 4, chloroplastic-like gives MSLVPSVTELILAEFLYLQYEDEQKPIYLYVKPPIFTLCVGNAWGKAALLLAAGATGNRSALPSSTKMIRQPIARFQGQATDVDLARKEVKNVKTELVKLYAKHMGKSTEQIEEDIRRPKYFSPSEAVEYGIIDKILILEVVICSVLIFLHFCAIFFFPIFIICRYCTMKGAAKTVVLFLTLKRLNLSEHRRTCTCDSLYSHTSLLYSSYFRGYRF, from the exons ATGTCGCTTGTTCCTTCTGTTACAGAGTTGATACTGGCTGAATTTCTTTACCTTCAATATGAAGATGAGCAGAAGCCTATTTACTT GTATGTTAAGCCTCCTATTTTTACTCTCTGTGTTGGAAATGCTTGGGGAAAAGCTGCATTGCTTTTAGCCGCTGGTGCAACAGGAAATCGTTCTGCTCTTCCTTCGTCGACAAAAATGATTAGGCAG CCAATTGCTAGATTTCAAGGTCAAGCAACAGATGTTGACCTTGCGAGAAAGGAAGTAAAGAATGTGAAAACAGAGTTG GTTAAACTCTATGCCAAACATATGGGAAAATCAACTGAGCAGATTGAAGAAGATATAAGGCGCCCAAAATATTTTAGCCCCAGTGAAGCAGTTGAATATGGCATCATTGATAAGATTCTCATACTCGAAGTGGTTATTTGTTCTGTACTAATTTTCTTGCATTTCTGTGCTATAttcttttttccaatttttataatttgcaGGTATTGTACAATGAAAGGAGCAGCGAAGACAGTGGTGTTGTTTCTGACCTTAAAAAGGCTCAACTTATCTGAACATAGGAGAACTTGTACCTGTGACAGTTTGTATTCACATACAAGCCTTCTATATTCTTCTTATTTCAGGGGCTACAGATTTTAG